The window TTTCGTGGCATCAACCACTAACAATacagccttttttaaaaaatccaaaagTTCTGAAATTTAGGTTAATATTTATTGAACCAACTTATCAAAGCACCGTTTTATAATAACTGTAGGGTGTCCACTCAAATGTTGCCAAAAGTATTTAGTTGAAAATCCTgacattttcaaattttcttcCCTACTTTTTCATTTAGTTATAGCTGATAAACTAGCTGACTGTttaaggaagaaaaaaaagcaatatagacataaaaaacaaaaaaaacaacaaatccaaaatGAAGTTAAAAAGACACGCGTACAACGCTATAAAAAAATTCCCGTTTGAATCACTTACTTTGTAAAGAAAGGTTTGACTGCGCTTCTTGGATCGAGCTCCAATTGTTTTGAGAGTTCCAGTAGAAATTGCATGCATATGGTTTGGTGTGCAACACGCTCCATTAAAGCATGTTTCTATGGAAATAATATGACAATAACAGAACACTTAATTCTAAGCAAAACATTGGTGTAGCAAATAGTCAGATGCTCACATAAGATGAAAGCAACACATTGCTGCAGAAAACCTAAACATATGGCTGCAGAAACAAAAGAGCAGCTCctcaaaaaccttttttttgactttttttgacTGTAAAttggaaactgtttttattatattttttcttgctACCTTACAACTCAGAGACAAAATCAAAACCACGAGTacatcaaattaaaaaatatctaaCTTTAAGACGcattaaattttaattgcatTTTTTCGGAACAAAAATAATTGAATCCTAAAGATAATGCAATCTAAGTAGTTTTGCTTTGAGGCTTACAACACAGAGTAGAAGATACTGGCTAACACAGCGCAGGTATATGTTACCTCCTCCACTTCAAGATCAATACACCACACAACCAGGTAGTTAGCTGTATCTTCGCATGCAAGGTGAGGAGATTTCATAAGCAATTCTTCACTATCATGATATTCATGCAACATGCCATATTTCTTAATCTCTTCCTTGTATTGCTCCATAAACTTtttctagaaaataaaaatatcattcAATAAAATATCAATCAATTTTTATAACTATAATATAATAATCGTTGTGTGTctgtaaacaatttttaaaactgtgttttttataatatacGCCATATTAATCGCACCCATTATCACAGTAATCAACCCCGTCCACCATTTTGAAAACCTAGGAATGCGAGACTATATTCAAGATGAAATTCAGTGATTCTTAATATTGTTATTCTTTAGCGGTACGCCCAGTAGCCTGAATATTAATACCACGGAATCGCCTCTTGGATATAGTGTCTTTTGTTACTTCATAAAAGTCCTTTTAAACTTAGCCGGGTCCGCGTATGTCTCAGATATACTATTTTAtctattttaatgttttcagCTACGTACCTTGCACGACGTATCCATGGTTGCTTCTGCTTTGTCATTAAACTTGTTCTTAATGACAAAGCAAAAGCAACAGTGGATACAGGTGGACGCAGTAATATATTTATCAGGttaaaaatctgtcaaaaaccTTTTATTGCTGTTTGCATTTAGCTAGTTAAAGTGAGTGTTTTAGTCCAATGATAACTTTTCACGGACGTTTCGTTGCCATCTAATCGGGCACTTTTGTATAACCAATCAAcatgttttaaatttgtttttcaggTGGGTTTGCATCCTCATTTCCAAACTTTTATCCGGTATTGCCTTTTTATAGTCAAAATGGTGCATATATTGACTACTGGTTCGTATGTCCAACGTTTCACACTGGTTGCATCTTTGCTACATCGTTTCGCCTTGCCACGAGAGGAGACAACACACAACTATAATTTGGTTTTATGGTTTTATCACCAATAATTATTGCTTTTTACTACAATCTCTTCTTCTTGTTTACCTACCcatatattctttgttttttaaaattttagcttTAGCATAGTTTAGACTTTGTACGCTCTTTTCCTGTTACATTTGCTTGCAAAATCGCATTTTTTACTTCTCGTCACAGAAATGAAAGATTCTGCAGTTCTATAAGAGAATCCACTTCACCCTATAAAGGAGATCTTACCTGACCCTATTCGTGCTCTACAGACTTTCGCAGGGATGTTGGTGATGCCCGCTAACAAAGACATTAACAACACTTTCAACGACATAAAGATCAGGATGCTGCAGTTAGGGAAAATGAAAAACACCAGCAAGGCGATGTGCAGTGGCGTTTGGATAATCTCAGGCAGATTTTTTGTGCAAATGAAAATCCACAGCAGGCTAATGTGTGCTGTCAAATGGATTTGGCAGGACATAGTCAAAATAAAGGTCATAATGCCTGTTTTTTGCCTGATATTCATTTATTAGATCAATTCAATATATCACGTGACCATTCTTCTGCATTGAAGTTTGCCAATGAAGACCTTATGGATGATCTACCCaatgttgaagaaataaaatgcAAAGCGAATAATATGAAGCTTATTTTAAACCCGCAACAGTTACTTGCTGATGATACTGTCCCTGCCGCACTGCTTGATAATAATCAGCAAGCTAAAATATTTGCACCAGTGCCAGGTTTTTTATGGATACCAAAAAAGATCTAAACAGTGTTGCTGCAGAGCTTTTATCTCCTAAGTGTCAAAACATTTGTTTctgcttttctttttctctcATATGCAGAGTTCAAAATGCCTTACTTTCAAGTTTCAATTTCCTTTAAATTCACAAATTATTTCGGCTGCTAATGTAATCTCATTTTTTTTCATCCTAAACTTAAATACACACTCTAGCATGCGGCAGGCTGGCATATTCCGACTAGTTTTTGTAATTTGCCATTCTGATAATACATACTACATtgcaataaaaacaatttcatgtAAAGACAGTTGATATTATATATACCATTATGATTGCTAtaataatcaaattttaaacaaagtgccacatctttttttaaaataagtttgtTTTAATTACTTACTGAACGCTCAAGTTGCTCTTCTTCTGATAACGTTTCCTTTTTTGGCTTTGGTTTATTAATTATCTTAAATAAGGAAAGAAATACACTGAATATAAAATACATGTCAAAAATCAAAGCAGAACACAACTGGATTATGTTTTCCTCTGGGTTTAATTCAACTAGAGTTGGCACACAAATGAGAAAACAAAAAGAGctctaaaaaaaggttttttaagaAACTGACAAAGGTTTCCTTGGTTTTTCCTACATTACTTCTTTTTTCTGCTTTCTTTAGAGTTTTCCGGATTTTGGCTATTATGTACAATAATTGCCTGTCAATTAATGACTTAATAAAAGTCTACAATGTTGACCCACCAATATAACAATTGTTTCACTAGTATTGTACCTGAATTACTATATTCCATACatattaaaagataaaaaatacaatGATACTATTGTGAATACAGAAAAGCATTATTAAAAATTGATGGAAGGTTCGACAGTAAAAATTAGGACCAAACTGACCAATTAATCTGAACCTTGGTTTTTCACTGCACATTTGTAATACTCACATGGgtattttacattatttttctgAGGTAAAACTTTTCATAAGGAATAGAAATATCATGGACAATTTTGATGAAATAATGTCAAATAAAATTTGCAGGActggcatattttttttttcacattagtCCTTCACTAAACAGACTCACCTAAAGTAAATATAGCAACAGTCAAATTGGACTTGACTGAAGTTGGATTTCAAATTAGCTTTTAAAAAGATATCAGtacaaaacaagtaaaaacttACAGTTTTTGAAAAGCCTGGCTTGCTTAATGTATCCACATTTAATGGTTGTGCCTGTAGAAATAATAAAATGGCAATAAAATTTAGCACAGAAAACTAATGCAGTACATTGTGTACTTTTAAGTGCATAAACGTTTGGTCAGATAAAGAACAATttatttgcaaaagtttatgACCGTGACAAAATCCTGCTTTTAATTCATAAATGACATGTTTgtgaaaaaatttgtttattgtaGTTTCAATTTGATACTTTAATAATAATTCCAAGATCTGCAAAAAATTTATGTTCACAAAATCTTTGTATGACTTATTCACAAATTTTTCTGTTCACAAATGCAAAAACATTTGTGAATGTGTCCATAAAAGTCTCTTAAAGTAATAGAAATATCTAAataagaaatttagttttaacatATCGTAGAACATACGTTTATTGTGCACTAACCTTTTCCTCTTTTAAGAGATAGCGTTTTTCATCAAGCAGTTTTTCCTCCTAACATATAAGAAACAGACAGTCAGTCAATCAAGCATTTTACAATAGGCTAGTAGGCTTAATATTCATGGTGTGTAGCCACAATGATCCatccttgtttaaaaaaaatgtaaaatttaagtTTGCAAAATATATACAAGGCAAATTTGCAAACATTAATTATGCATTTTTTTCTACTGAAATCTATTCTTCACTAACCATTTCTTCCCTGAAGGTATACAATAatccattaaaaaaaacaagcaaaaggtATGATAATTTTGAGGAACATTATAAGATTCACCTCAACTTCTAGATCTTTCAAGGACATTTGCAGcttttttaattcttcttcATTGGTTTCTTTCATTGCCGTTGCCAGGTTATCCTTTACATTCCTCATCTTTTCTTTATTGCTATAGATAATCACAAAATACAAACTAAATACTTGTAATAATTAGCCAACCTCACAGCTTTTGTTTCAACTTACGCATCTATCTTCTTTTGCAACTCTTGTTTtttgtcatcaaattcttccatGCGCTGAACTCTAGCTTCATGTCGCCATTTGAACAAACTCCTAGTGTCAATGTTAGGATGTGTTTCGTCTTCATCATCACTTATCTAAGAACTCAtaagttgttttaattttgtttttttttgtatcacATTATCATAACAATATTTACTAACCTCAATATGATCCCATTTTCTGTAGTCTACCATTTTGAATGTGCTATGTAggtttattgaaaaattttacCTAGTGAAAAAATGATGCAATGTGAAAGTTTCTATTTTGATTTTTCAGATGGAGTGGATTTTACATATACACTGCTTAAATGATACATAGATTGAAAGGTACAGTGAATGCTCTAATAAGTGTCTGTGGAGCTAAAGATGATGTTCCTTTTTATTATGgcaaaattaagaaatataGTTTTGTAAAGGTGTGAAATGATAAGACACGTGACACACAAAGCAAAAGgagattaaaaaaattctaattaaaccgaaattttataataaaaaagtgcaTTTTGATATCGCTGCATAAAGTTGGGATTTTCAATGCTGAGGATGGGTGTTTAGAGGGGGAGACTTTTCCATATAGTTATTTTTGGCAAGTAGTCTTATTGATAAAGGCTGAATAAACGGTAGCAAAATTCCTTATAGCAAGCAccatataacaaacttttcaaaaataaagtattatAATATTATGTACACAAAGATTATTAACTGTGAAAAAAAGTTGGCATAGCAgaaataagcaaaaaacaaacaagatcATTGCAGCTAGTGAACAAATCAGTCTGGGGTTTTATGTCACATTCGTATTTATAAGGTGTTTTTTAAGCCTAACTGTTACACATGAATCTACAAATATCTCTAAAATTTCAATCTTAgattaacaataacaacaaaagttcTGGTGCTACTGGAAGCTCATGAAAAggttattgttaacctattgCTAAACCAAATGGCCTAACTAGGCAACTCCCCTAATTAGACTATACATTGCTTAAAATAATGGCCCATAAATGGTCAGCGACTGTTAAAATTTGACATTCGACTGTCAGGACACAAAAACGAATGGTCAAATTGACCTACAACTAATCATGCCATCCACAAGCAAATCCACAACGACAATAACATtgttatataagtttttaaccATTAAAACTCAAAGCAAATAAACAATCAACATTTTTATCAAGCATCAACTTATCAAAGACAGTTTCATATCACTTGTGGGTAAATTAAATTGtgaaaaactacaaaaaaactACTACCTGGCAATTTTTATTCAATTACTATGacaattgaagaaaaaaattgttaacatCGGAAACAAAATACATTACTTAATGGTTCTTCATTTGCTGATGACACAAGTATATCACAATAGAATATTGTGTGAAAATGATACAGAAGGAAAGCCTTCAGCAAGATTTAGAATCAATTCACCAACGGGGAAAAATAAAACATGCAGTTTAATAGTGACAAATTTCAAACGGTCACATTTGGATCAAATAAATCTATGAAGGAACAAAAATGAAGTATACATTGACTCTTTTGGAAACATTTTAATGAAAGAAAAACATGTTAAAGACCTTGGAGTCTCATTAAGCTTGGGTGTCTCGATATCATTCTGGAAGCTAATTAACACTATCTTATAACAGAACTATTTTAAGAGTGTATTCAACAATGATTACagatgtttaaatataattatactttctttgtgttatatttttttaacttatgcatAATAATCTAGGGTATAAAGCTAGcgttaatctttcttttttatcaaattttaaaaatctaagaGCAACAGAAAAACtttgttagatcgcattttaaaagtttaagaacggaATGTGGCGATaagaatgcttttttagatggcgttttaaaaatttaagaacgaagaacggcaacagaaaagcttcgttagattgcatttcaaaaatttaaaaagacgttAAAAAAGTAATGCGCTAGACTTACTTTAATAAATACGAAAGTTAAAAGTTTTCTTGTAATATACacttatttgaaataaaagatAGCAGAGATgtgattgaaattaaaaaaactttctctttattCACATTATCACAACACATAGAGACGGATTTTGTCACAATACTAGATTCTTGATAGATCAtgacaatttattttacttgTTTCTTACTATTATAAACGCGGTAAATAGCGTATCAAGGGAGTTCGCTCAAGTTGCGTGCTCGATATGTTGaacaacctttttccagtactgtagATCAAGAATTGCCATGATAAAAATATGGAAGTCCTTAGTATTCCAATTATTGACAACTTCTCCTAACTCTGAAATCCAGTGAAAAAGGGACAAATTGCTATGATTGAAGAGGTGCAACAATCTTTCATTTGGACAATAGAATGTGAAAATATATTAGATTACTTCcagcgattaaaacactttggACTTTACTCTTTACAGCTTCACAGAGAATAATTTATGTTTGAAAATACTTGAAGGAATTGTTTGCAATATTTAACATTGAAAACAGAGAGCTTGTAACAGTAATACAATTGTATTGTAAGGTAATGTTATAAACAGTATGCTATTAAATCAAATTTACTACCAATTAGACATATGAGAGACACTACATATTACAAAGTGTCAGAGTGTTCAACATACTGCCTTGTTACAAGAGACCTGATCAAGTAGTGTTGAAGTCTCGAAAAAACTTTGAACAAATACTTGTCTGAAATTTTCTTCATCAAATGTCACATTTTATGAACAAAATTAAACAATAATGTGCAATAAAAGTGTCAGAAAAATTCTGAAATCATGGCAATTTCATCCTTGTAACTAGATATGtcacacaataaaaaattgtatttgcaaatttttaattaagtATCTACATTATATCATTGGCAAAATATGTTCAATACATTTTTGTCCCATAAGTACATAGTTACACAGTTACGAAGTTTTTAGAGACTTAAAAAGTCAAAACCAAAGTTATGTATCAAACAAAGTTGCTAGAGTCCCATCTAAAAGAGGTTGCTGACTCACCGAAATCGCTGTATATGTGAGGGCAGCCACAGGCATTTTTTAGGGTGTTATTCAAGGTTTCATCCGTTACCCCCGGAAAAGCGTGGGCCAATCCAAAATCGCCTAAATTGTGCCTGAAATGCAACATTgctcttatttaaaattttctcaaGGACAAGGaaggtgcaatattttttttaaaacgccggAAGTCACCCGAGTACCTTGTGGTTTTTGCAGCGTTTCTGAAAAGTCGGCACGCTTGTGGCATTTGTTTAGATCCTCCCCACGTAGCGTAAATACAGACAATACATGCTACAAGCAAActacatattttaattttaagaacAACAGATGCCTTTATGCTTAACTCTTAACTCCACAGCTTTTTTGCGAACTTGTATAGCTTAAAAAGTCAAAACCAAAGACTTGGTTATGTATCTAGCAACAAAAAGTTGCTAGAGGCATTTGTTTATATCATCGCGTAATACGGACGATACACGCAActatattttaatttgaaaaacaacAGATGCCTTCAGCCGAATTATGTGTTAACACCTGACATAAAAGAGATCCTTCCCCGTCAATACATACTAGAAAGTTCGTGGGCAGTTCCACGATTGCCTTGCTGCTTAACAGCCATTCATATCAAATCAAACTTTCCAGAATATTCGCACCCACATTCATTTCAGCAAGTAGAAATTTCAATAAGGGTACATATTTTGTGTGGGAGGAGAAAGTTCGCCGGGCCAGTTCCACGATTTCCTTGCGAATTTTTTGCCGACGAGCCTGACGATCAGGACCTCCTGGAGAAAAACACCCGAGAAAAAGGTGTTCCATCACCAGTATTTAGCAGTGAAAAAAGTAGAAGAGGAAAAGTCAGTCTGTCCGGGCTAGTAAAGTTTATGTTTTGGAATATCCTGCTGCTAAATACAAAAAttgcaatgtttttttctcaatttatttatttcatcgtTTTTGTTACTTAAGTATTTACtgtgataattttttaataaacgctTCCCACAACACTACCACCCATTCCCGTTCAAGAGCCTCGAGGATAAGAGAATGCCCCATCCACCTTAACACATGCAACGGACACGAAGGTTGCCAACCTGCTTTCCCGATCCACATGTCGTTTTTCAATTACCACTTGTAAAAATTGTATGCATTTGGACCTCCCTTAGAAAATATCTTCTGAAGCGAACACCTCTAAGATGGACAAAAATTTTTCCCCGGACGAATCCTATAGGAATTTCTCATAACAAAACCTCCAAAGCAGACAATTATGAGCGTTTGAGGCATAATTGACCTTCATAAATCGgaaatttatatttctttcCTAAGCATGTATTTACAGCAAGCGATTGTTCGTGTAAAAAAGCagtctcttttctttttttcgaaTAAATATGTTTACAAGGTACTTCTAACCCACATCCTCCTTCTATGATTCATTAGAAGTAGTAGATGAAAAGTTCCAGGACGTAATGATGGGcaataaaaagaaatagaaaaaaccGCCTTCCAACCGCCCTTTAATATATTTTCTGGCATattctttaaaactttattttgaataaaaaaaaattcatagcgTCGTGTTTAACTTACGTGCACACAATCTGGTGCTGGTGAATGCATAGCGGATTTGCACATGCCAAAAAAGTTAAAGCGCGTAAAATTTTTTAGCTTTTAGTGAGATTTTGATAGAAAGAGCAGAAACCCTTCACATTCGTTATCAGTATcaataaaacatgttttttttcactttgcAAAAACCACTTAATATTACAATATATGTTTAGTAAAACGAAAAAGTAAATAACACTATTCCCGAAAGTACCTATTGGGGAAAAGAATTATTCGCAGAAATTTCCAGTTCTTCGCACCTCGATTCTCTGCAGGACCCAATGTATTGAGTGTgttctttgttgtttatttgaaaatatCTTATTTCTAAAAGCCAACTGATTTTGGTTCTGCTgcaaaataaagcatttttacACGCAAAAATAAGTTACACATAAAAACATAGGAcgtagagaaaaaaaatttgcaaactaaaatagaattttttagaatagaataaaaattttttttgtgggttGCGTTGCTTAACAAATCAAATTTTCAGCATAACCATTTGCCTGTAAGACCCAAATTCAGTCTTTACAACACAGTTGTTTTATGAGTTTCCACCTGAACAAAATTGTTCAAATACACACAAAAACAACCAGGACTTAAATTATTTcatcacagaaaaaaaatatttttaatttatatgaaTCATAACTCATTGTTGTCCTAAATCAAAAACACAATTGTGAAATTTGtaatattatatataacaaCAATGTCCGTTGAATGTTTTGCAAATGGTCGTACGAGAAAATTAATACACGCGAAATGTAAGTACATGCTTTAATAGTCACTAACTTAGATGTATAACATTAATTACATCAATTCGAGCATAGTGCCATCTTAAAATTTTTGCGGaataaaatttgcgaaaatttataGAATAAAAAATTCAGACAGCgaaagataaaaattatttcagaaCGAAGTAGTTTTTTCTCTTATCACCTCTCccatgtatatatacatatcgATATATATCATATATCGATGGAAATATCACCGCGATGAAAACTTCACCATCAATCCATTATTCGATTTGTGAATGATCTCGAAACATTCTTCAACCTCGTCTTTATGTTGAATGGACGTCAAGTAAAAATTCGACATaacattaaataaaaagatCTTTTCCTCCAACATTGCAAACTTCTGACCAACGCAATTCCGAGATCCAGCAGAGAAAGGCACGTAACAATACGGATTTCTTTTCAAGAATTTCTCCTCACTAAACCGGTCGGGATTAAATCTTTCAGGCTCATCCCAATATTCTGGATTTGAATGTAAGGCATACACATCTAGCCCGATTTCTGTGCCAGACGGAATGACATGCTCACCAATTACTGTGTCTTTTTCCACCAAACGCGCAAACAAAGACACGGGAGGATGCAAACGAAGTCCTTCCTTTATGACATATTCCAAATACTTTAATTCACGTATTTTCTCAATAACGTTTCcgcatcttgtatcaacactGTCAATTTCAGCATGTAGTTTTTTTTGCACTTCAGGGTGTCTCCCAAGAAGATACAGAATCCAGGCCAATCCAGTAGCAGTGGTATCATGCCCCTCAAACATAAATGTATCTACCTCTTCACGTATTCCATCAATATCAATCTCACCTTCATCATATAAATCTAGGAGCATgtcaaggaaaacctctttacGAAGATTAGATTGGTCACTTGTggattcttttaatttttttcgtgATTTGATACGTTTATTGATTACA is drawn from Hydractinia symbiolongicarpus strain clone_291-10 chromosome 8, HSymV2.1, whole genome shotgun sequence and contains these coding sequences:
- the LOC130654960 gene encoding hsp90 co-chaperone Cdc37-like, with the protein product MVDYRKWDHIEISDDEDETHPNIDTRSLFKWRHEARVQRMEEFDDKKQELQKKIDANKEKMRNVKDNLATAMKETNEEELKKLQMSLKDLEVEEEKLLDEKRYLLKEEKAQPLNVDTLSKPGFSKTIINKPKPKKETLSEEEQLERSKKFMEQYKEEIKKYGMLHEYHDSEELLMKSPHLACEDTANYLVVWCIDLEVEEKHALMERVAHQTICMQFLLELSKQLELDPRSAVKPFFTKMRKSDDQYMHGFNDELKAFIGRVKDRAQARIDKAMKEYEEEERQKRLGPGGLDPVEVFESLPKKLQECFDSKDIQLLQDTLTAMPEEEAKYHLKRCIDSGLWVPDGNKKAKEAEESEENSEEQYEEVK
- the LOC130654958 gene encoding cytochrome P450 4C1-like — encoded protein: MLRKANLYWILFDWLGSGLLTSYGSKWRKRRRLITPTFHFNILNDFTSIFVEHSESLVAKFKLECDTGKAIDVQVPISLAALDVICETAMGVKINSQQCATSEYGKSIHSMNSHLQLRQRSPWLWSNFIYKFTSSGKSYYKDLNVLHDFTIDVINKRIKSRKKLKESTSDQSNLRKEVFLDMLLDLYDEGEIDIDGIREEVDTFMFEGHDTTATGLAWILYLLGRHPEVQKKLHAEIDSVDTRCGNVIEKIRELKYLEYVIKEGLRLHPPVSLFARLVEKDTVIGEHVIPSGTEIGLDVYALHSNPEYWDEPERFNPDRFSEEKFLKRNPYCYVPFSAGSRNCVGQKFAMLEEKIFLFNVMSNFYLTSIQHKDEVEECFEIIHKSNNGLMVKFSSR